A region of Pyxidicoccus parkwaysis DNA encodes the following proteins:
- the trmB gene encoding tRNA (guanine(46)-N(7))-methyltransferase TrmB yields MARPRLLPEPVGLKFVSQETPPDWDAEFGFTGPLELEIGSGAGGHALEYCRRNPGVRFVAFEWRKKYARDTQARGDKAGFKNLRVIEADATFVVPRIFAEGSLSAIHLQFPDPWWKRAHAKRAVIQPAFAQLLYTRLAPGGLFDMRTDVKDRGESMLLILESVGFQNPLGSGVFHPYDPEEVPSTRERRYLASGEPVYRARLRKPQ; encoded by the coding sequence ATGGCCCGTCCCCGTCTGCTGCCCGAGCCCGTCGGACTCAAGTTCGTCTCCCAGGAAACCCCTCCGGACTGGGACGCGGAGTTCGGCTTCACCGGCCCGCTGGAGCTGGAAATCGGCTCGGGCGCCGGAGGCCACGCGCTGGAGTACTGCCGCCGCAACCCGGGGGTGCGCTTCGTCGCCTTCGAGTGGCGCAAGAAGTACGCGCGCGACACCCAGGCCCGAGGCGACAAGGCCGGCTTCAAGAACCTGCGAGTCATCGAGGCCGACGCCACCTTCGTCGTGCCCCGCATCTTCGCCGAAGGCTCCCTCTCCGCCATCCACCTCCAGTTCCCGGACCCCTGGTGGAAGCGCGCCCACGCCAAGCGCGCCGTGATTCAGCCCGCCTTCGCGCAGTTGCTGTACACCCGCCTCGCCCCCGGCGGCCTCTTCGACATGCGCACGGACGTGAAGGACCGGGGTGAGTCCATGCTCCTCATCCTGGAATCCGTGGGTTTCCAGAACCCCCTGGGTTCAGGGGTCTTCCATCCTTACGACCCCGAGGAGGTGCCTTCCACGCGGGAGCGGCGCTACCTCGCGAGTGGAGAGCCGGTGTACCGCGCCCGCCTGCGCAAGCCGCAATGA
- a CDS encoding cupredoxin domain-containing protein, whose amino-acid sequence MRPFLSRIIKPWLALAATAALLGAGATQQGCTKDTGASKAEPAAPSVPEKRENGVRVVELTVTEKGYEPTPVSLKKGEPVKLVVTRKTDETCATEIVMDGYDIHTALPLDKPVEINFTPKESGKLVYGCAMGKMISGVFMVD is encoded by the coding sequence ATGCGCCCCTTCCTCTCCCGCATCATCAAGCCCTGGCTCGCCCTGGCCGCGACGGCCGCCCTGCTCGGCGCCGGCGCCACGCAGCAGGGGTGCACCAAGGACACCGGCGCCTCGAAGGCGGAGCCCGCGGCGCCCTCCGTGCCCGAGAAGCGGGAGAACGGCGTGCGCGTGGTGGAGTTGACTGTCACGGAGAAGGGCTACGAGCCCACCCCGGTGAGCCTCAAGAAGGGCGAGCCGGTGAAGCTGGTGGTGACGCGCAAGACGGACGAGACGTGCGCCACCGAAATCGTGATGGACGGCTACGACATCCACACCGCGCTTCCGCTCGACAAGCCGGTGGAAATCAACTTCACCCCGAAGGAGTCCGGCAAGCTCGTGTACGGCTGCGCCATGGGGAAGATGATTTCCGGTGTGTTCATGGTGGACTGA
- the pilB gene encoding type IV-A pilus assembly ATPase PilB, giving the protein MSGRLGELLVRENLISIQQLRKAQEEQQKNGTRIGTALIKTGAIEESKLTDFLSKQYGVPAINLKDFDIDPEIIKLVPKEVAEKHLVIPVNRAGPSLIVAMCDPSNIFAVDDLKFLTGYNIETVVASEVSIREAIERYYAEKGPSLEDIVGDVADDIETVKEEAENLDEMTKAADDAPVVKLVNLILMDAIKKRASDIHIEPYEKDFRVRFRIDGVMYEVMKPPMKLRNAITSRLKIMASLDISERRLPQDGRIKIKMGGGKEMDFRVSVCPTLFGEKVVMRLLDKSNLQLDMTKLGFDAQPLAWFKEAIDRPYGMVLVTGPTGSGKTTTLYSALASLNGVDTNISTAEDPVEFNFAGINQVQMHEDIGLNFAAALRSFLRQDPDIIMIGEIRDFETAEIGVKAALTGHLVLSTLHTNDAPGTVSRLLNMGIEPFLVTASLNLILAQRLARRLCPACKKPAEKVDEQALIDAGVPPDKIGTFTMYEKVGCRDCNDRGYRGRVAIYEVMPFWDGLKELVINGASAAELKQEAIRLGMSSLRMSALRKMMDGATTLEEVVGNTAPDRF; this is encoded by the coding sequence ATGTCCGGTCGACTCGGTGAACTGCTGGTTCGCGAGAACCTCATCTCCATCCAGCAGCTGCGCAAGGCCCAGGAAGAGCAGCAGAAGAACGGCACGCGCATCGGCACCGCCCTCATCAAGACGGGAGCCATCGAGGAATCGAAGCTCACCGACTTCCTCTCCAAGCAGTACGGCGTGCCGGCCATCAACCTGAAGGACTTCGACATTGATCCGGAAATCATCAAGCTCGTGCCCAAGGAAGTGGCCGAGAAGCACCTGGTGATTCCCGTCAATCGCGCGGGCCCGTCGCTCATCGTCGCCATGTGCGACCCGTCCAACATCTTCGCGGTGGACGACCTGAAGTTCCTCACCGGCTACAACATCGAGACGGTGGTGGCCTCCGAGGTCTCCATCCGCGAGGCCATCGAGCGCTACTACGCGGAGAAGGGCCCCTCCCTCGAGGACATCGTCGGCGACGTGGCCGACGACATCGAGACGGTGAAGGAGGAGGCGGAGAACCTGGACGAGATGACCAAGGCCGCGGACGACGCGCCGGTGGTCAAGCTGGTGAATCTCATCCTCATGGACGCCATCAAGAAGCGCGCGTCCGATATCCACATCGAGCCGTACGAGAAGGACTTCCGCGTCCGCTTCCGCATCGACGGCGTGATGTACGAGGTCATGAAGCCGCCCATGAAGCTTCGCAACGCGATTACCTCGCGTTTGAAGATCATGGCCTCGCTGGACATCTCCGAGCGGCGCCTGCCGCAGGACGGCCGCATCAAGATCAAGATGGGCGGCGGCAAGGAGATGGACTTCCGCGTGAGCGTGTGCCCCACGCTCTTCGGCGAGAAGGTGGTTATGCGTCTGCTCGACAAGAGCAACCTCCAGCTGGACATGACCAAGCTGGGCTTCGACGCGCAGCCGCTGGCCTGGTTCAAGGAGGCCATCGACCGGCCCTACGGCATGGTGCTGGTGACGGGCCCCACGGGCTCGGGCAAGACGACGACGCTCTACTCGGCGCTCGCCAGCCTCAACGGCGTGGACACCAACATCTCCACCGCGGAAGACCCGGTCGAATTCAACTTCGCCGGCATCAACCAGGTGCAGATGCACGAGGACATCGGCCTCAACTTCGCCGCGGCGCTGCGCTCCTTCCTCCGCCAGGACCCGGACATCATCATGATTGGTGAGATCCGCGACTTCGAGACGGCGGAAATCGGCGTGAAGGCGGCGCTCACCGGCCACCTCGTGCTCTCCACGCTGCACACCAACGATGCCCCGGGCACGGTGAGCCGTCTGCTCAACATGGGCATCGAGCCGTTCCTCGTGACGGCTTCGCTCAACCTCATCCTCGCCCAGCGTCTGGCGCGCCGCCTGTGCCCCGCCTGCAAGAAGCCGGCGGAGAAGGTGGACGAGCAGGCCCTCATCGACGCGGGCGTGCCGCCGGACAAGATTGGCACCTTCACCATGTACGAGAAGGTTGGCTGCCGCGACTGCAATGACCGTGGCTACCGGGGCCGCGTGGCCATCTACGAGGTCATGCCCTTCTGGGACGGCCTCAAGGAGCTGGTCATCAACGGCGCGTCCGCCGCGGAGCTCAAGCAGGAGGCCATCCGCCTGGGCATGAGCAGCCTGCGCATGTCCGCCTTGCGGAAGATGATGGACGGCGCCACCACCCTCGAGGAAGTCGTCGGCAACACCGCGCCGGACCGCTTCTAG
- a CDS encoding sensor histidine kinase, protein MTTTAPLATTKRRWRNFLLDTGFQLKLTAYIVLVTLVLSALLGVFLVRAARALMRETAAAVEARSRAAEVSRELSGATLSNELLERMNDPAFEATFREKARAIDAAYEAERSAIVAQRAELEHQQHLTWWVLGGLLTGFTVVVALGTIVVTHRVAGPLLRIRRMVNEVHDGKLRPPPYGLRDGDELRELFDETRKMVQRLRELHEEDANTLSKALLAVEGSGASPEALAELRALESRYRARLAQ, encoded by the coding sequence ATGACGACGACGGCTCCCCTGGCGACGACGAAGCGGCGCTGGCGCAACTTCCTCCTGGATACGGGCTTCCAGCTCAAGCTGACGGCGTACATCGTCCTCGTGACGCTGGTGTTGTCGGCGCTGCTGGGCGTGTTCCTGGTGCGCGCGGCGCGGGCGCTGATGCGGGAGACGGCGGCGGCGGTGGAAGCGCGCTCCCGCGCGGCGGAGGTGAGCCGCGAGCTGTCCGGCGCCACGCTCTCCAACGAGCTGCTGGAGCGGATGAACGACCCGGCGTTCGAGGCCACCTTCCGTGAGAAGGCGCGCGCCATCGACGCGGCGTACGAGGCGGAGCGCTCTGCCATCGTCGCCCAGCGCGCGGAGCTGGAGCATCAGCAGCACCTCACGTGGTGGGTGCTGGGCGGGCTGCTGACGGGCTTCACGGTGGTGGTGGCGCTGGGGACGATTGTGGTGACGCACCGGGTGGCCGGGCCGCTCTTGCGCATCCGGCGCATGGTGAACGAGGTGCACGACGGCAAGCTGCGTCCGCCGCCGTACGGCCTGCGCGATGGCGATGAGCTGAGAGAGCTCTTCGACGAGACGCGGAAGATGGTGCAGCGGCTGCGCGAGCTGCACGAGGAGGACGCCAACACGCTGTCGAAGGCGCTGCTCGCGGTGGAGGGCTCCGGGGCCTCGCCGGAGGCGCTGGCGGAGCTTCGCGCGCTGGAGTCCCGCTACCGCGCGCGGCTGGCGCAGTAG
- a CDS encoding bifunctional riboflavin kinase/FAD synthetase, whose product MKVYHSVAEAGRALAGQALALGNFDGVHVGHQALFSEARRHASAAAFTFHPHPGKVLQPDLAPKLITQLPRKLELFAQCGLSAVVVQPFTRDYARTSPAEFEAALFDALGVAHVVVGSDFTYGAARAGTVPTLREAAAKRGAQVHVVAPITVDGVVASSSRVREYILEGRVSAARRLLGRPFDLDGTVVAGAGRGRGIGFPTANVDTQNELRPAPGVYAIRVHLPGGAGGAGTWHAGAANIGVKPTFGGTEVTIEAHLLDFSGDLYGKELRVQFLERLRPEQRFGSVAELVGQIKRDVEAARTVIAGVGD is encoded by the coding sequence ATGAAGGTCTACCACTCGGTGGCGGAGGCGGGCCGGGCGCTGGCCGGCCAGGCGCTCGCGCTGGGCAACTTCGACGGCGTCCACGTGGGCCACCAGGCCCTCTTCTCCGAGGCCCGTCGCCACGCCAGCGCCGCGGCCTTCACCTTCCATCCGCACCCCGGCAAGGTGCTCCAGCCGGACCTGGCGCCCAAGCTGATTACGCAGCTGCCGCGCAAGCTGGAGCTGTTCGCCCAGTGCGGCCTGTCCGCCGTCGTGGTGCAGCCCTTCACCCGCGACTACGCGCGCACGTCGCCCGCCGAGTTCGAGGCCGCCCTCTTCGACGCGCTCGGTGTGGCGCACGTGGTGGTGGGCAGCGACTTCACCTATGGCGCGGCCCGTGCCGGCACCGTGCCCACGCTGCGCGAGGCGGCCGCGAAGCGCGGCGCGCAGGTGCACGTGGTGGCCCCCATCACCGTGGACGGTGTGGTGGCGTCCTCGTCACGCGTGCGCGAGTACATCCTGGAGGGGCGCGTGTCCGCCGCGAGGCGGCTCTTGGGTCGTCCCTTCGATTTGGACGGCACCGTGGTGGCCGGAGCGGGGAGGGGACGGGGCATCGGCTTTCCCACCGCCAACGTGGACACGCAGAACGAATTGCGCCCCGCGCCCGGTGTCTATGCGATTCGGGTGCACCTGCCCGGCGGGGCGGGTGGCGCGGGCACGTGGCACGCGGGGGCCGCCAATATCGGCGTGAAGCCCACCTTTGGTGGCACGGAAGTCACAATCGAGGCGCACCTGCTGGACTTCTCCGGGGACCTCTACGGCAAGGAGCTGCGGGTGCAGTTCCTGGAGCGGCTGCGTCCCGAGCAGCGCTTCGGCTCCGTGGCGGAGCTCGTCGGGCAGATCAAGCGGGACGTGGAGGCCGCGCGCACCGTCATCGCCGGTGTGGGTGACTGA
- a CDS encoding diguanylate cyclase — protein MADGERKRTLEVARRASPGGELSGRTVLIVDDDPAHVRHVREGLAPQGYIFKEAHDGTQALSAIRQARPDLILMDVEMPGLGGVEVCRIIKANSGEDGFGFIPVILMTARQAAGKVEGLELGADDYLVKPFDMLELSARVKSMLRLKVLQDALVEKNRELDKANKELARRREELLALSRTDALTGLFNRRYFEERLNEEFARSRRYGAPLSLVMLDIDHFKRINDTFGHPFGDQVLKAVAQTARTRLREVDLLARYGGEELIALLPETGPEDALKVCERVREAIASLGLEPPGGDGTAEPVRLTASLGVATVPSADLASAEALLMAADTSLYAAKGAGRNRVHQHAA, from the coding sequence ATGGCGGACGGCGAACGGAAGAGGACGCTGGAGGTTGCCCGTCGTGCGTCTCCCGGGGGCGAGCTCAGCGGCCGGACGGTGCTCATCGTGGATGACGACCCGGCGCATGTGCGTCACGTGCGCGAGGGGCTGGCGCCACAGGGTTACATCTTCAAGGAAGCGCACGACGGGACGCAGGCGCTGTCCGCCATCCGGCAGGCGCGGCCGGACCTCATCCTGATGGACGTGGAGATGCCGGGGCTGGGCGGCGTGGAGGTGTGCCGCATCATCAAGGCGAACTCGGGGGAGGACGGCTTCGGCTTCATCCCGGTGATTCTGATGACGGCGCGGCAGGCAGCGGGAAAGGTGGAGGGGTTGGAGCTGGGGGCGGACGACTACCTGGTGAAGCCCTTCGACATGCTGGAGCTGTCCGCGCGGGTGAAGTCCATGCTGCGGCTGAAGGTGCTGCAGGACGCGCTGGTGGAGAAGAACCGGGAGCTGGACAAGGCCAACAAGGAGCTGGCGCGGCGGCGCGAGGAATTGCTGGCGCTCAGCCGCACCGACGCGCTCACCGGACTGTTCAACCGGCGCTACTTCGAGGAGCGGCTGAACGAGGAGTTCGCGCGCTCCAGACGCTACGGCGCGCCGCTGTCGCTGGTGATGCTGGACATCGACCACTTCAAGCGCATCAACGACACCTTCGGGCACCCCTTCGGGGACCAGGTGCTCAAGGCGGTGGCCCAGACGGCGCGCACGCGGCTGCGCGAGGTGGACCTGCTGGCGCGCTACGGCGGCGAGGAGCTCATTGCCCTCTTGCCGGAGACGGGGCCGGAAGATGCGCTGAAGGTGTGCGAGCGCGTGCGCGAGGCCATTGCGTCACTGGGGCTGGAGCCCCCGGGCGGGGACGGGACGGCGGAGCCGGTGCGGCTGACGGCGTCATTGGGCGTGGCCACGGTGCCCTCGGCCGACCTGGCGAGCGCCGAGGCGCTGCTGATGGCGGCGGACACCAGCCTGTATGCGGCCAAGGGCGCGGGCCGCAATCGCGTCCATCAGCACGCCGCGTGA
- a CDS encoding helicase C-terminal domain-containing protein → MGGAAELFTRHVFLDLETTGLDPRVDEVIELGCVFYEGGREVNRFARLYSASRPLPLTIRRLTGLTDADLVGRPAFGTDAAELRELLTGWTVVAHNAPFEKSFLPDVLGRIRAPVLDSCELMHYLHPELPSHSLESLLRWAGLALRQPHRAISDCEAVVSVLVHAMERCIRDGRGDDISDLLSVLDPRPGAELRLAQADAGLETDAHGAFDYEEWPLVDLLSRLRTACRAVSTPLKLEAQGFLLGRPERRRTGGATIEADEDTPFLPVRPDEVSAVLGAGGALERMGEGFVSRPAQLDVAQAVARSLSDGGQVAVEAGTGTGKSLAYLAPAALFAARNGRKVGVAPHTKTLQDQLLEKDLPRLHRALNGAFGYALLKGQTNYLCRRRALEATRVEPGMAHAARAPRAYLRAYMRRSGEGDLDRLSHWFRERFPAMYGLVPAVRSEAATTLGEKCPHFHQCFYHSAVAQAREADVLVINQSLAFAWPARYPKLDHLVLDEAHEVEDVATTALAVELSDLAFLRLTERLHGRDGRRGLFAELRRALGHARAESRALMGEVEDGLRRLLDEARGLGASVTALCEPGATAVGEDADDAYAPELRVTETVRALPAWEPVRDGLEAVRGALQTLHTLLAVRVLAALPELAARNPALERELSGATTELGELTVLAGELSGEPAPGRCYAATAEPKKQRWSVGAQPVDVSAYVSRDFAASKRSLVLASATLGIGDGAPFVLRRLGLDGRGEQPAPKLVRAPSPFRLREQALVVLVTDAPRAHEEAFVEWAALRISGLAQTMGGRVLGLFASTRRMERVGSEVRSRLEPLGIEVMRQSRGHSRSLAARQERDTGTVLLGTKSFWQGVDIPGRGVGCVFIDKLPLEPALRPLVAAREEPLVRSGSEYLGFLQYRLPRALLLLRQGVGRLIRATTDRGVVILADPGHSSYRGHLMNALDGYHVEALPWAQARLRIHSVLKETGLTVETDPARSWG, encoded by the coding sequence ATGGGCGGCGCGGCGGAGCTTTTCACCCGGCATGTCTTCCTGGACCTCGAGACCACGGGGTTGGACCCGCGTGTGGACGAGGTCATCGAGCTGGGCTGTGTCTTCTACGAGGGCGGGCGCGAGGTGAATCGCTTCGCGCGCCTGTACTCGGCGTCGCGGCCCCTGCCCCTCACCATCCGCAGACTCACGGGCCTGACGGACGCGGACCTGGTGGGCCGTCCCGCCTTCGGCACCGACGCGGCTGAGTTGCGCGAGCTGCTCACCGGGTGGACGGTGGTGGCGCACAACGCGCCCTTCGAGAAGAGCTTCCTGCCGGACGTGCTGGGACGCATCCGCGCTCCGGTGCTCGACTCGTGCGAGCTGATGCACTACCTGCACCCGGAGCTGCCCAGCCACTCGCTGGAGTCGCTGCTGCGGTGGGCGGGGCTCGCGCTGCGCCAGCCGCACCGGGCCATCTCGGACTGCGAGGCGGTGGTGTCCGTGCTGGTGCACGCCATGGAGCGCTGCATCCGCGACGGGCGCGGGGATGACATCTCCGACCTGCTCTCCGTACTGGACCCGCGCCCGGGCGCGGAATTGCGACTCGCGCAGGCGGACGCGGGCCTGGAGACGGACGCGCACGGCGCCTTCGACTACGAGGAGTGGCCGCTGGTGGACCTGCTGTCGCGCCTGCGCACGGCGTGCCGGGCGGTGTCCACGCCGCTGAAGCTGGAGGCGCAGGGCTTCCTTCTCGGCCGTCCGGAGCGGCGGCGCACGGGCGGTGCGACGATTGAGGCGGACGAGGACACGCCGTTCCTACCGGTGCGCCCGGACGAGGTGTCGGCGGTGCTCGGCGCGGGCGGCGCGCTGGAGCGCATGGGCGAGGGCTTCGTCAGCCGGCCCGCGCAGCTCGACGTGGCGCAGGCGGTGGCGCGCTCGCTGTCGGACGGCGGGCAGGTGGCGGTGGAGGCCGGGACGGGCACGGGCAAGTCGCTGGCGTACCTGGCGCCCGCGGCCCTCTTCGCCGCGCGCAACGGGCGCAAGGTGGGCGTGGCGCCGCACACGAAGACGCTGCAGGACCAGCTCCTGGAGAAGGACCTGCCCCGGCTGCACCGGGCCCTGAATGGGGCCTTCGGCTACGCGCTGCTCAAGGGCCAGACGAACTACCTGTGCCGCCGCCGCGCACTGGAGGCCACGCGCGTGGAGCCCGGCATGGCCCACGCCGCTCGCGCGCCCCGGGCGTACCTGCGCGCGTACATGCGGCGCAGCGGCGAAGGGGATTTGGACCGCCTGAGCCACTGGTTCCGCGAGCGCTTCCCGGCGATGTACGGGCTGGTGCCGGCGGTGCGCTCGGAGGCGGCGACGACGCTAGGCGAGAAGTGCCCGCACTTCCATCAGTGCTTCTACCACTCGGCGGTGGCGCAGGCGCGCGAGGCGGACGTGCTGGTCATCAACCAGTCCCTCGCCTTCGCCTGGCCCGCGCGCTACCCGAAGCTGGACCACCTGGTGCTCGACGAGGCGCACGAGGTGGAGGACGTGGCCACCACCGCGCTCGCGGTGGAGCTGTCGGACCTCGCCTTCCTGCGCCTCACGGAGCGGCTGCACGGGCGCGACGGGCGGCGCGGCCTCTTCGCGGAGCTGCGGCGGGCCCTGGGCCATGCGCGGGCCGAGTCGCGCGCGCTGATGGGCGAGGTGGAGGACGGGCTGCGCCGGCTGCTCGACGAGGCGCGCGGCCTGGGCGCGAGCGTGACGGCGCTGTGCGAGCCGGGCGCCACCGCCGTGGGCGAGGACGCGGACGACGCCTATGCGCCGGAATTGCGCGTGACGGAGACCGTGCGCGCCCTGCCCGCCTGGGAGCCGGTGCGCGACGGGCTCGAAGCGGTGCGCGGCGCACTGCAGACGCTGCACACGCTGCTCGCGGTGCGGGTGCTGGCGGCCCTGCCGGAACTGGCGGCGCGCAACCCGGCGCTGGAGCGCGAGCTGTCCGGTGCCACCACGGAGCTGGGTGAGTTGACGGTGCTCGCGGGCGAGCTGTCCGGCGAGCCCGCGCCGGGGCGGTGCTACGCGGCCACGGCGGAGCCGAAGAAGCAGCGCTGGAGCGTGGGCGCGCAGCCGGTGGACGTGTCCGCGTACGTGTCGCGCGACTTCGCCGCGAGCAAGCGCTCGCTGGTGCTGGCGTCGGCCACGCTGGGCATCGGCGACGGTGCCCCTTTCGTGCTGCGGCGGCTGGGACTGGACGGACGCGGGGAGCAGCCCGCGCCGAAGCTGGTGCGTGCGCCCTCCCCCTTCCGGCTGCGCGAGCAGGCACTGGTGGTGCTCGTCACCGACGCGCCGCGCGCGCACGAAGAGGCCTTCGTGGAGTGGGCCGCGCTGCGCATCTCGGGGCTGGCACAGACCATGGGCGGGCGCGTGCTGGGGCTCTTCGCGTCCACGCGGCGCATGGAGCGCGTGGGCTCGGAGGTGCGCTCGCGGCTGGAGCCGCTGGGGATTGAGGTGATGCGGCAGTCGCGCGGGCACAGTCGCTCGCTGGCGGCGCGGCAGGAGCGCGACACGGGCACGGTGCTGCTGGGCACGAAGAGCTTCTGGCAGGGCGTGGACATTCCAGGCCGTGGCGTGGGCTGCGTGTTCATCGACAAGCTGCCGCTGGAGCCCGCGCTGCGCCCGCTGGTGGCCGCGCGTGAAGAGCCGCTGGTGCGCAGCGGTAGCGAGTACCTGGGCTTCCTCCAGTACCGGCTGCCTCGGGCGCTGTTGCTGCTGCGCCAGGGCGTGGGCCGGCTCATCCGCGCCACCACGGACCGGGGCGTCGTCATCCTCGCGGACCCGGGCCACTCGAGCTACCGCGGGCACCTGATGAACGCGCTCGACGGCTACCACGTGGAGGCCCTGCCGTGGGCCCAGGCGCGCCTGCGCATCCACTCCGTGCTGAAGGAGACCGGGCTCACCGTGGAGACGGACCCGGCGCGCTCCTGGGGCTGA